CGACGACGAAGTGGCCGTGATCAGCGGCATCCGCCCGGATGCCTTCGGCCAGGCCTTCGTGGACATCACGCTGGTGCAGGGCAGCTTCGCCTACATCAGCGCGATGCAGATCACGGCATCCACGGTGACGCCGCCGCTGACTCCCTACCAGAGCTGGCGCTCCGAAAACTTCAGCGCCGGGGAGCTGGCCGACGCGGAACTGGAAGCAAGCCTGTGGGGCAGCGAGGCCGATCCCGACGGTGACGGTCGTTCAAACCTGCTCGAATACGCGGCGGGCACCGACCCGCGCGAGAACGATGCCGATAGCACCAGCTTCGCGATGGAGACGGTGGAAGAGGACGAGTTCATCACCCTGACCTATCGAAAGAACCTCGCCGCCTCCGACCTGGACTTCCAGGTGCAGAAGGGTGACGACCTCTCCGAGTGGGATGACGTGACCGACGCGCTGGTTTCGAGCGAAGGCGGCATCGAGGTCCGCAAGGCCACGGTGGCCAAGGAAGGCACCCGCCTCTGGCTGCGACTGAAGGTGGCCGAACTGCCCTGATCCGCCAAGGGAGTTTCACCGGATCGGGTTTCCGGGCCCCATCTACGATGAGAATCGTAGGTGGGGTTTTTCTTTTACCACTGGAAAGTGGCGCGGACGGGGAAGTGATCGGAGGGATAGTGGCCATCCTTGGAACTCCTCACGATCATTGATTCCAGTCCTTTCAGGTCCGGGGTGGCGTAGATGAAGTCGATGCGCGAGCGGTCGGTCACGCCGGTGAACTCGTGGAAAGTTCCCGACTCCTCCAAAGGAATCGTGGGATTGAGGGTCTTCCAAACATCGCTCAGACCAGCGGCCTTGATCGTGGCGTGAAGAGGATCCTCATCGGTGGCATTGAAGTCGCCGGTGAGAAGGACGGGGCCGGCGGGTTGCCGTGCGGCGATGCGCGAGAGGATTAGTTCGGTGCCCTTTTGACGCGCGAGCTCGGAGGCGTGATCGAGATGGGTATTGAAGAAGTGGAAGGTCTTCTTGGTCTCGCGGTCGTAGAGTTTCGCCCAAGTGCAGATGCGGGTCACCGTATTGCCCCAGGTGCAGGAGTTGCAGATCGTGGGCGTATCCGAGAGCCAGAAAGTACCGGACTCCTGCACACGGAAGCGGTCCGCCTTCACGAGGATCGCGGCGTACTCGCCTTGGTCGATGCCGTCCTCACGGCCGACGCCGATCACGGCATAGCCGGGCAAGCGATCGGCCAGGTCATTCATCATGGGCGGGAGGCCTTCCTGGATGCCGACGATGTCCGCGGCGTCGTTCTTGATCAACTCGGCGGCCTGATCGCGCCGCTCTGTCCACGCACGCTCGCCCTTATCGCCAGAGGTGATGTAGCGCAGATTGTAGCAGAGCACCCGCAGAGGTTCCGCTTGGACCAGGCCGCTCGCCAATACCGCCGCCGCAAGGGTAGCCAAGGACTTCTTCATCATGGCCGCAGCTTGGAAAAGCGCGGGTGGCGGCGTCGAACCGAAACTTCCGTATTGCCCGGGGCGGTGCGGATCCCCGAGCTTGCGAGCATGCGCGTTCTTCTCGCCCTGCCCTTGATCGCGGCCGCCACCGCCGAGCCGCTGAGCTATGAGTGCAAGCTCTCGAAGGAATCGCCAGTGGTGGATGGCAATCTCTCCGACGAAGCATGGAAGGCCGCCGCTTGGACCGGTGACTTTATCGACATCCGCGGCAAGGATCATCCCGCGCCGCGTTTCCGCACTCGGGCCAAGATGCTGTGGACGACGGAGGGCCTCCACGTCTGCGCGGAGATGGCGGAGCCCCATGTGTGGGGCACGCTCACGGAGAAGAACGCGATCATCTTCCACGACAACGATTTCGAGATCTTTCTGGATCCGGACGGCGACACGCTCAACTACTACGAGTTCGAGATCAACGCGCTGGGCACCATCTGGGAGCTGACGCTGGACAAGCCCTACGCGAAGGGCGGCACGGCCGTGCACGGCACCAACCTCCCAAGCTTGAAGAGCGCGGTAAAGATCCAAGGCACGCTCAACGATCCCGGCGACACGGACACGGGCTGGACGGTGGAGGTCTTCCTACCGTGGAAGGACCTCGCGAAGCACCAGGGGAACGTGACCTCGCCACCAAAGGCCGGAGATACCTGGCGGATCAACTTCTCCCGCGTGGAGTGGAAGCATAAGATCAAGGACGGCAAGTATGTCCGCGTGCCGGAGCACGGCGTGAAGATCCCCGAGGGCGAGCATCCGGAGGACAATTGGGTTTGGAGCCCGCAAGGCGAGATCGCGATGCACATCCCCGAGATGTGGGGGAGGCT
This is a stretch of genomic DNA from Luteolibacter rhizosphaerae. It encodes these proteins:
- a CDS encoding endonuclease/exonuclease/phosphatase family protein, with product MMKKSLATLAAAVLASGLVQAEPLRVLCYNLRYITSGDKGERAWTERRDQAAELIKNDAADIVGIQEGLPPMMNDLADRLPGYAVIGVGREDGIDQGEYAAILVKADRFRVQESGTFWLSDTPTICNSCTWGNTVTRICTWAKLYDRETKKTFHFFNTHLDHASELARQKGTELILSRIAARQPAGPVLLTGDFNATDEDPLHATIKAAGLSDVWKTLNPTIPLEESGTFHEFTGVTDRSRIDFIYATPDLKGLESMIVRSSKDGHYPSDHFPVRATFQW
- a CDS encoding carbohydrate-binding family 9-like protein, with the protein product MRVLLALPLIAAATAEPLSYECKLSKESPVVDGNLSDEAWKAAAWTGDFIDIRGKDHPAPRFRTRAKMLWTTEGLHVCAEMAEPHVWGTLTEKNAIIFHDNDFEIFLDPDGDTLNYYEFEINALGTIWELTLDKPYAKGGTAVHGTNLPSLKSAVKIQGTLNDPGDTDTGWTVEVFLPWKDLAKHQGNVTSPPKAGDTWRINFSRVEWKHKIKDGKYVRVPEHGVKIPEGEHPEDNWVWSPQGEIAMHIPEMWGRLQFVE